CCCGCTGCCCGGCCTGGTCTCCGGACCGGACATGCTGCAGCACTGGTCGAGCTTCCTGCTGCACTACACCACGCCGATCATGGTGATGATCGACTGGCTGGTCCTCAAGCCGCGCAACGCCTCGCGCTGGCGCGACCTGCCGCTGTGGCTCGCCTTCCCGCTCGGCTACGCCGTGGTGACCGAGACCCGGGCCATCCTCTTCCCGGACTTCCCGCTGAAGTACCCGTACTTCTTCCTCGACCCGGGCACCGAGGGCTACGGCTGGGTGGCCGGGCAGATAGCCCAGCTGACCGTCGAGTTCGTGGTGCTCGGCGTCCTGGTGATCGGTCTGGACCGGCTCGGCACCAAGCTGGCCCGCCGACGCCCGGAGGCCGTCGAGGAGCCGGCGGCGCAAGAGCCCGTCGGGTCGTGACGGCGCCCGCGGTAGGGCGGACACCGGAGGGGCGCGTGAGGGAACACCTTACGCGCCCTCCTGCTTTCCGCGCCGGGCCGGGCCGCGCCGGGTCGGGCCGGGCCAGCCGGGGTCAGGCCAGGTACTCCGCGAACGCCTGGTGGAAGCCGGGGAAGGTCTTGCGGACGCAGCCCGGGTCGTCGAAGGTCAGGCCCGGGGTGAGCACCCCGGTCACCGCGAAGGACATCACGATCCGGTGGTCGCCGAAGGTGGCGATCTCCGCCGCCACCGGCCGGGCCGGGCGGATCTCGATCCAGTCCCGGCCGGTCTCCACCGGCACCCCGAGCCGCCGCAGGTTCTGCGCGCACGCCTCCAGCCGGTCGCACTCCTTGACCCGGGTGTTGTACACGTCCTCGATCCGCACCGGGCCGGTGGCGAACGGCGCGATGGCCGCCAGGGTCGGCATGGTGTCCGAGATGTCCCGCATCGCCACCGTCAGCCCCGACAGGCCCTCGCCGCCCGGCCCCGCCACGGTCACCTGGTCGGTGCCGATCCGGACCCGGGCGCCCATCCGCTCCAGCACCTCCACGAACCGCAGGTCGCCCTGGAGCGCCCCCGCTCCCAGCCCCGGCACGGTCACCTCGCGACCGGTCAGCGCCGCCGCGGCGAAGAAGTAACTCGCCGTCGAGGCGTCCGGCTCCACCGCGTACGTGGTCGCCCGGTAGCCGCCCGGCGGCACCGTGAACACGTTCCCCTCGCGCTTCACCTCCACCCCGAAGTCCCGCATCATCGCCAGGGTGATCTCCACGTACGGCACCGAGACCAGGTCCGTGACGGTGATCCGCAGGCCCTCCCGGGTGAGCGGACCGAGCAGCAGCAGCGCCGTCAGGTACTGCGAGGACAGGCCCGCGTCCAGGGTCACCTCGCCACCGCGGACACCCCGGGCGGAGATCCGCAGCGGGTGGTGGCCCTCCCGCTCCTCGTGCCGCAGGTCCACGCCGAGCGAGCGGAGCGCCTCGGTGAGCGGGCCCAGCGGGCGGCGGCGCATCTGCGCGGAGGCGTCGAACCGGAACTCGCCGTGCCCGGCGGCCGCCAGGGCCGGCAGGAAGCGGGCGGTGGTCGCGCCGTCCCTGCAGTACACCTCGGCGTCGGACGCCGGGCCCTGCGGGCGGCCCTCCACGTGCCACGCGTGCGGGTCGCGGTCGATCCGGTAGCCGAGCCTGGTCAGGCCCTCGGCGAAACCCTCGGTGTCGTCGGAGCTGAGGGGGCGCAGCAGGGTGGTGGTGCCGCGGGCGGCGGCGGCCAGGAAGAGCGCCCGGGCGGTGATCGACTTGGATCCGGGTATCTCGACGACCGTCACGGGCAACTCCAGGCAGGACAGCGGGCGGGGTTCCGCCATCGGCGGGGTCCCGCCATCCTGCCTCGCCCCACCCGCCCCCCGCCCCCGCGTCCCACGTCGTGGACTCGCCGGCACCGGGCCGGGCAGGCGTGTCCTTTCACGCAACCGGTCGGCGGCGGTGGAGGGCGTCGAGGTCGCCGAAGGAGAGGGAGCCGTCCAGTTCGGCCAGGGTGCCCGGGCCGAGGAGTTCGGCGGCGGCCCGGCGGGCCGCGGTGTAGGCGACCTGGGCGAGGCCCGTCCCCACGCTGATCCGCCGGACGCCCGCGGCCGCCAGTTCGGCGACGCCCGGCCCGCCGTCGACGGCCATCGCGTTCACCGGGAGCGGGGAGCGGGCGCAGAGTTCGGCCAGCACCGGCAGGTCGAGCAGGCCGGGGACGAAGAGGCCGTCCGCACCCGCCTCGGCGTAGGCGTGGGCGCGGGTGAGGACCTCGTCCAGGCCGCCGAGCCCGAACAGGAAGACGTCGGTGCGGGCGTTGAGGACCAGTTCCGGCAGTCCCGCCTCCTCTGCCGCCCGCCGGGCCGCCCGCAGGCGCTCGGCCTGCCCGGGTACGGCGAACAGCGGCCCGCCGACCGCCTCGGAGTCCTCGAGGTTGACGCCGACCGCACCCGCGCCGATCAGGTCCCGTACGGTCTCGGCGACGTCGGCCGGCCGGGGCCCGTAGCCGCCCTCGGCGTCGACGGTCACCGGGAGGTCGACCGCGGCGGCGATCCGGCTGGCGGCGGCGACGGCCTCCGCCCGGTCGAGCCGCTGGCCGTCGGAGCGGCCCAGGGACCAGGACACGCCGCCGCTGGTGGTGGCGATGGCGGGGGCGCCCGCGGCGGCGATCACCGCGGCGCTGCCCGCGTCCCAGGCGTTGGGCAGGACGAGCACGCCGTCCTCGGCGAGCGCGCGCAGCCGCAGGGCGCGGTCGCGGGAGGTGGCGGAGGTGTCACGGGACATGGGGGTCACCGGCCTTCGTACAGGGGGATTCACGGCCGGCGGCCTGTGCGCCGCCCGGCGCCCCGTATCCTGCGGCCTGCACCGGCCCGGCTGCCACGGATTCAGCTGAGGCTGAATCATCCCGTCGGGCGCGGCCCGGGCCGGGTGGAGTGTGGCGGGCGTCATAGCGCCCCGGGGCCGTTCGCCGTCCTACGATCCTCGCGGGCGCCGACCGTGCCCCCGCTCCGCCTGTGACAGCCCGAGGAGACTCCTCCCTTGACCGCCCACGCCGCCGTACCCGACAGCTACTACCAGCGGGTGGGTGAGCACCGCTTCAAGCCGACGGCCCACGCGGGCGGTGCCTGGAACACCGCCGAGCAGCACTTCAGCCCGCTGGCCGGACTGGTCGTCCACGCGATCGAGGGGCACCTGGCGGACCGTCCCGGGCAGGGCCTGGCGCTCGCCCGGATCAGCTACGACATCCTCGGGCGGATCGCGCTCGACGAGTGCGAGATCACCGTGGAGACGGTCCGGCCGGGCCGCACGGTGGAGCTGCTGGAAGCGGTGGTGCGGATCGCCGACCGCCCGGTGGTGCGGGCCCGCGCCTGGCTGCTCACCACCCTGGACACCGCCGAGGTGGCGGACAGCCCCCACGAACGGCTCGCCCCGCCCGAGGAGTTCACGCCGTGGGCGATGAGCGACCTGTGGGACGGCGGCTACGTCTCCTCCGTCGAGGTCCGCCGGTCGGAGCCGGCCCGGCGCGGTCGCGCCGCCGCGTGGATCTCCAGCCGGGTCGAGCTGGTGGCCGGCGAGCCGAGCAGCCCGCTCGCCTCCTGGCTCGCCCTGGTGGACACCGCCAACGGCATAGCCGTCCAGCAGGACCCCACCGCGTGGATGTTCCCCAACACGGACCTCACCGTGCACCTCCACCGCCAGCCGCGCGGCCCCTGGACCGGCCTGGACACCACCGTCAGCCTCGGCCCCACCGCCCAGGGCCTCACCCACAGCGTCCTGCACGACCTCGAAGGACCGGTCGGCACCGCCGTCCAGATCCTCACCGTCCGTCCCCTGTAGCGGAGTTCCGGCGTGGTGGCGCCGGCGGCGGCCCGAGGCGGCCGGACGCGGTGGGGGCAGACAGCCGGGGCGGGCCCGGGTAGCATGCGGTCCACCGTAGTTACCGACGAGTAGCATCCGCTGCCGCAGGGTGCCGCGGCCGTCGGCCCGCCCGGGGACCGGCACCCGCACGGTGCCGCTCCCCCGGGCGTCCGCGGCGCCCGCCGTCCGCGCAAGGAGGGGCCATGCCCACGCTCGACCGCGAGGGGGACGTCTTCGTCCTCGACCTCGGCGACACCGAGAACCGCTTCCACCCCGACTGGCTGGCCGCCGTCGAGGGGCTGCTGGAGGAGGTGGAGAAGGCGGAGGGCCCGAAGGCCCTGGTGACCGCCGCCACCGGCAGGTTCTACTCCAACGGCCTGGACCTGGAGTGGCTGTTCTCCCACCCCGACCAGGCGGTGGACTACCTCGCCCGGGTGCACGGGCTGTTCGCCCGGCTGCTCACCCTGCCGATGGTCACCGTGGCGGCGCTGCAGGGCCACGTGTACGCGGCCGGGGCGATGTTCTCGCTCTCCCACGACCTGCGGGTGATGCGGGAGGACCGCGGCTACTGGTGCCTGCCCGAGGCCGACCTGGGCATTCCGTTCACCCCGGGGATGTCCGCGCTGATCCAGGCCCGGCTGACCGTGCCGACCGCGCACGAGGCGATGGTGACCGGCCGGCGCTACGGCGGCCGGGACGCCCGCGCGGCCGCGATCGTGGAGCACACCACGGCCGAGGACGCCGTCCGCCGCACCGCCGTGGAGCTCGCCGCCGCCCACACGGCCAAGGCCGGCCCGGCACTCGGGACGATCAAGTCCCGGATGTACGGACCGGCCCTGGCCGCGCTGCGCGACCGGGACATCCCGCTCGGCTGAACCGCGTCCTACCGCGGATCCACCGGCAGCAGCTCGCCGTCCATCTCCAGCCAGCGGGTGATCCCGAGTCCGCGCAGGAACGGCAGGTCGTGGCTGGCCACGATCAGCGCGCCCCGGTAGCCGGCCAGCGCCTGGGTGAGCTGCCGGACACTGGCCAGGTCCAGGTTGTTGGTCGGCTCGTCGAGCAGCAGCAGCTGCGGCGGCGGGTCGGCCAGCAGCAGCGCCGCCAACGTGGCGCGGAACCGCTCGCCGCCGGAGAGCGTGCCGGCCGGCTGGTCGGCCCGCCCACCGCGGAACAGGAACCGGGCCAGCCGGGCCCGCACCGCGTTGTCGCTCGCCGCCGGGGCGAACCGCTTGACGTTCCCGGCGACGGTCAGGCCGTCGTCCAGCAGGTCGAGCCGCTGCGGCAGGTACCGGACCGTCACCGGGGTGGTGATCTCGCCCTCCACCGGGGTGAGTTCACCCGCGATGGTGCGCAGCAGGGTGGACTTCCCCGAGCCGTTGCGGCCGACCAGGGCGATCCGCTCCGGTCCGCGCAGCTCCACGTCGGCCCGGGCGCCGTGGGCGAGCCGGACCCGGTCCAGGGCGAGCACCGTCCGGCCGGCCGGCACCGCGGTGTGCGGCAGGTCGACCCTGATCTCGGCGTCGTCCCGGACCGCCTCCTCGGCCGCGGTGAGCCGGTCCTTGGCCTCGTTGAGCCGCTCGGTGTGCATGCCGCGGATCCGCCCCGCGGTCTCCTGGGCCTGCCGCTTGAACTTCCCGGCGATGATCTTCGGGTCGTTCCGGGTGACCGCCCGCTTCTTGCCGTAGCTGGCGCTGCGGTCGAGCCTGATCCGGGCCTCGGCCAGGTCCCGCTGCTGGCGCCGGACATCCGACTCCGCGTTGCGCAGCAGCCGTTCCGCGGTCTCCTGCTCGGCCGCGAGCGTGCGCTCGTAGTCGGCGAAGTTGCCGCCGTACCAGGTCACGGCGCCGTCCCTGAGGTCGGCGATCTGGTCGACGTGCTGGAGGAGTTCACGGTCGTGGCTGACCACCAGCAGCACCCCGTGCCAGCCGGCCACGGCCTCGTAGAGGCGGGCGCGGGCGGCCAGGTCGAGGTTGTTGGTGGGCTCGTCGAGCAGCAGCACGTCCGGGCGGCGCAGCAGCAGGGCCGCGAGGTGGAGCAGCACCGCCTCGCCGCCGGAGAGTTCGGCGGTGGTGCGGTCCAGCTCCAGCCTGGTCAGGCCGAGCCGGTCGAGGGTGGCGCGGGCGCGCTCCTCGACGTCCCAGTCGTCGCCGACGGCGGTGAAGTGCCGCTCGTCGGTGTCACCGGACTCGATCGCGTGCAGCGCCTCACGGGCCGCCCGGATGCCGAGGGCCTCGTCGACCCGCTGGCCGGCGTCGAGGGTGAGGTCCTGCGGCAGGTAGCCGATCTCGCCGCCGATCCGGACGGTGCCGGAGGTGGGCGTGAGGTCACCGGCGATCAGCCGGAGCAGGGTGGACTTCCCCGCGCCGTTGAGGCCGATCAGGCCGGTCCGGCCGGGGCCGACCGCGAGGTGGAAGTCCTGGAGCACCGGGGTGCCGTCGGGCCACTCGTACGCGAGGTCGGTGCAGAGGATGGAGATCGTGGGTTGTGCCATGGAGGGCCTCCTGCGTGGTTGCCGTGGATGCGGGGCAGCACGGAGACACCGCGGAGGGCGGCACGCACGGGAGGGGGGCCACGATCGGGCCGGCTCGTCCTCCGAGGTCGCACGCTCGCGCCGCACAACGCCGGAGAGGGGCGGTGCGGGGGCGGTGTCTCATGACCTCAGAAGAGCAACGGCCTGACTCCGATCCGGTGTGACTGCAGGGCCGGGGATGAAGCTACGCAGCCCGCCCGGACCCCGCAACGCATTTACTTGCCTCGGCTCGTCAGGGTGAGCTTTCGCGAAGCTCTGATGGGCACCCTGACCAGCCGAAGTCAGGAAAGCTGCCTACGGCGACGCTTCAGTCGGTGCCGAGGTGGATCGTGGCACCGTCCGGCATGCTGTGGATCTTCTGCGCGATCGGACCGCGGATCTGCATGGCGTCGGCAGCGTCCTTGACCGAGAGGTTGTCGAAGTCGTAGGTGCCGCCGAGCGTGAAGAATTGCAGGGGAACCAGCCGCTCGTCGGGCTTGAGCGCGCCGTTCTCCTTCTGGAAGGCGTACGCAAAGGCGTTGGCACCGTTGACGTCGGGATCTGACAGCAGCCACTGAGCCCAGTCCTCCAGGCTGCTGCCGATCTCCGTGACGCCGGCAGTCTCGGGGTTGAATCGGACTACCTGGTCACGGCCCACAATGGCGAACTGGACGCCGAAGATGTCCTGACCGAAGCAGAACAGGTCGTCCGCCAGGCCTCCGTAGGTCTCCTTCCACACCTCGTCGGTGTTCCAGGACAGCATGTCGTGGCCGAGGCCTTCCTCACCGACCCGGAAGACCTGAACACCGGCGTCGAACAGGAAGAATCCGTTCATATGGGTGATCATCCGACCGAGTTCGGCCAGCGGCCCGCTCTCGACGCCGAAGTCCAGCTCGATCTCCGGGCCCATCGGGCCACGGGCCCGGCCCATCAGCTGCTCGAGGGCGCTCTGCGTCATGCGTTCTTCTCCGCTGCTTCGGGGCCAATCGGCCGGGTCACGTACCGCTCTCGCGCCCGGTCGGTCATGACCGGGCGCAGGGCCGGCTGGAGGACCGGGTCATCGGGAAGGGTGTCCCACGTCATGGACGGCCACCAGCGGTCGTGAGCTGCCAACAGCATGTTCTCACCGCGGAAATGTGTCGCCCCTCGCCGGGCCGTGACACTTGCCTGCCGGCGTGGACAGGGGAGGGCGCAGCGACGACGGCTTCTGCTGCGGCCTCGGCGGCAGGGACGAGCCCGACCTCGCCTGTGCCGGGTGCGGGCAGGAGGTGGCTACCCGGTCGACGACTGCGGCGGCAGGCGACCTGGCTCGACGGGGGCGCCGTCCGGCGGCGACGCGCATCCGTCCCCGGCGCCCCTCACGCGTCCCGCCGCTCGAACCGGCGCCAGCCGGCGTACGCGGCGAGCGCGGCCCATCCGGCGAGGACCGCCGTCCCGGCGGCGTGCGGGTAGACCGCGGCCGGGTCCGCGGCCAGCCGCATCGCGTACTGGCCGGCCTTGTCGGGCAGGAACAGCTGTACGACGTGGCCGCCCGGCAGCGCACCGACCAGGCTGGTGCCCAGGAACAGGCCGGGCAGCAGCACGCCCATCGCGGCGGGCAGGTTGCCGAACAGCGCGGTCAGCCCGAGGCAGAGGACCACCAGCAGCGCCGGGTACACGGCGGCGGCCACCGTGCTGCGGACCGCCGCCGCGTGCCGCCAGCCCATCGCGGTGCTGGTGAGGAACGGACGGCCTACCAGGCAGGAGCCCACGGAGGTGGCCGCGCCGAGGGCGAGGCCCAGTCCGCCGCCGACCGCCAGCTTGGCGCCGTACAGCAGGCCGCGGCGGGGCACCGCCGCCAGTGAGCCGGCGAGGGCGCCCGAGCCGTACTCCCGCCCGAGCAGCGTCACGCCGAACGCGGCGAAGCCCAACTGGCCGAACAGCAGGCCGTAGTGGACGACCACGCTCGGGTCGCGGACCAGCAGGTCCTGGACGTCTCCGATGAGGGCGCAGGTGACCGCCGAGACGGCCACGGCGAGGACGGCGGCCACGAGGGGCACCAGCCAGGCCGAGCGCAGTGTGGTGATCTTGGTCCATTCCGAGCGCAGCACCGGGAGGAAGGTCATGCGGCCTGCCAACCCCGGCGCGGCCGCCGGCCGGATCCCGCCCGGGAGGGGGCGGCCTCCCTCCGGCGGGGGAGGGCGGGCCTGGGCGCCCCCGTAGAATCGGGCCATCATGAGCGCCACTCTCGTCGTCAAGGACCTGATCGCCGGCCACGGCGACCGCACCCTCTTCTCCGGCCTGGACCTGGTCGTCGCCCCCGGCGACGTGATCGGGCTGGTCGGGGTCAACGGGGCGGGCAAGTCGACCCTGCTGCGCCTGCTGGCCGGCCTGGACGTGCCGGAGGGCGGCTCGCTGAAGCTCAGCCCGGGCACCGCGAACGTCGGACACCTGCCGCAGGAGCCGGAGCGCCGCGAGGGCGAGTCGGTCCGCACCTTCCTGGCCCGCCGCACGGGTGTGGCCGGGGCGCAGGCCGCGCTGGACGAGGCCACCGAGGGCCTGGTGGAGGGCCGCCCGGGCGCCGACGACGCGTACGCCGAGGCGCTGGACCGCTGGCTGGACCTGGGCGGCGCCGACCTGGACGAGCGGGCCGAGGAGGTGGCCGACTCGCTGGGCCTCAAGGTCGGCCTGGACCTGCCGATGACCGCGCTCTCCGGCGGCCAGGCCGCCCGGGCCGGCCTGGCCTCGCTGCTGCTCTCCCGCTACGACGTCTTCCTGCTCGACGAGCCCACCAACGACCTGGACCTGGACGGCCTGGAGCGGCTGGAGTCCTTCGTCAAGGGCCTGCGCGCCGGCACCGTACTGATCAGCCACGACCGCGAGTTCCTCGCCCGCACCATCACCAAGGTGCTGGAACTCGACCTGCACCAGGGCCAGGTGAAGCTGTACGGCGGCGGCTACGAGGCGTACCTGGAGGAGCGGGCCATCGCCCGCCGGCACGCCCGCGAGGAGTACGAGGATTACGCCGACACCCGGTCCTCGCTGGAGGCCCGGGCGCAGATGCAGCGGAACTGGATGGAGCACGGCGTCCGCAACGCCCGCCGCAAGGGCGGCGACAACGACAAGAAGGCGCGGGCGACCCGCGCCGAGTCCACCGAGAAGCAGGCCTCCAAGGCCCGCCAGACGCAGCGGATGATCGAGCGCCTGGACGTGGTCGAGGAGCCGCGCAAGGAGTGGGAGCTGCGGATGGAGATCGCCGCCGCCCCCCGCTCCGGCGCCGTGGTGGCCACCCTGCGCGCGGCGGTCGCCCGGCGCGGGGACTTCTCCTTCGGCCCGGTGGACCTCCAGATCGACTGGGCGGACCGGGTGGCGATCACCGGCGCCAACGGCGCGGGCAAGTCCACGCTGCTGGCCGCGCTTCTCGGCCGGCTCGAACTGGACGGCGGCAACGCTGCGTTGGGCTCCGGCGTGGTGGTCGGCGAGGTGGACCAGGCGCGCGGCCTGTTCCTCGGCGGCGAGCCGCTGTCCGAGGCGTTCGGCGCGGCCGTTCCGGAGCTCACCGCGGAGGAGGTGCGGACCCTGCTGGCCAAGTTCGGCCTCAAGGCGGCCCACGTGCTGCGCCCGGCCGACACCCTCTCCCCCGGCGAGCGGACCCGGGCGGCGCTCGCGCTGCTCCAGGCCCGCGGGGTGAACCTGCTGGTCCTGGACGAGCCGACCAACCACCTGGACCTGCCCGCCATCGAGCAGTTGGAGTCGGCGCTGGCCTCGTACACCGGGACGCTGCTGCTGGTGACCCACGACCGGCGGATGCTGGAGACCGTGACGGTCAACCGGCGCCTCGTGGTGGCGGACGGCCGGGTCACCGAGAGCTGACCGCCGGGCCGACCACGGCGGGCCGCCGTGACCGCGCACCGCAAAAACTGCTGGTGGGGAGGGCTCCCGGCCGGGATAATCCGGTCATGAGCCTGACCAGTGACGCCTCCGAGACCACCCCCCGACCGATCAGCACCGGGCGGCCGCCCGAGCTGATCCCGCTCACCGGCGGGATTCACCTGCGCCGCCGC
The window above is part of the Kitasatospora sp. HUAS MG31 genome. Proteins encoded here:
- a CDS encoding thioesterase family protein, with translation MTAHAAVPDSYYQRVGEHRFKPTAHAGGAWNTAEQHFSPLAGLVVHAIEGHLADRPGQGLALARISYDILGRIALDECEITVETVRPGRTVELLEAVVRIADRPVVRARAWLLTTLDTAEVADSPHERLAPPEEFTPWAMSDLWDGGYVSSVEVRRSEPARRGRAAAWISSRVELVAGEPSSPLASWLALVDTANGIAVQQDPTAWMFPNTDLTVHLHRQPRGPWTGLDTTVSLGPTAQGLTHSVLHDLEGPVGTAVQILTVRPL
- a CDS encoding isocitrate lyase/PEP mutase family protein; this translates as MSRDTSATSRDRALRLRALAEDGVLVLPNAWDAGSAAVIAAAGAPAIATTSGGVSWSLGRSDGQRLDRAEAVAAASRIAAAVDLPVTVDAEGGYGPRPADVAETVRDLIGAGAVGVNLEDSEAVGGPLFAVPGQAERLRAARRAAEEAGLPELVLNARTDVFLFGLGGLDEVLTRAHAYAEAGADGLFVPGLLDLPVLAELCARSPLPVNAMAVDGGPGVAELAAAGVRRISVGTGLAQVAYTAARRAAAELLGPGTLAELDGSLSFGDLDALHRRRPVA
- a CDS encoding ABC transporter permease; protein product: MTFLPVLRSEWTKITTLRSAWLVPLVAAVLAVAVSAVTCALIGDVQDLLVRDPSVVVHYGLLFGQLGFAAFGVTLLGREYGSGALAGSLAAVPRRGLLYGAKLAVGGGLGLALGAATSVGSCLVGRPFLTSTAMGWRHAAAVRSTVAAAVYPALLVVLCLGLTALFGNLPAAMGVLLPGLFLGTSLVGALPGGHVVQLFLPDKAGQYAMRLAADPAAVYPHAAGTAVLAGWAALAAYAGWRRFERRDA
- a CDS encoding enoyl-CoA hydratase-related protein; the protein is MPTLDREGDVFVLDLGDTENRFHPDWLAAVEGLLEEVEKAEGPKALVTAATGRFYSNGLDLEWLFSHPDQAVDYLARVHGLFARLLTLPMVTVAALQGHVYAAGAMFSLSHDLRVMREDRGYWCLPEADLGIPFTPGMSALIQARLTVPTAHEAMVTGRRYGGRDARAAAIVEHTTAEDAVRRTAVELAAAHTAKAGPALGTIKSRMYGPALAALRDRDIPLG
- the aroA gene encoding 3-phosphoshikimate 1-carboxyvinyltransferase; the encoded protein is MTVVEIPGSKSITARALFLAAAARGTTTLLRPLSSDDTEGFAEGLTRLGYRIDRDPHAWHVEGRPQGPASDAEVYCRDGATTARFLPALAAAGHGEFRFDASAQMRRRPLGPLTEALRSLGVDLRHEEREGHHPLRISARGVRGGEVTLDAGLSSQYLTALLLLGPLTREGLRITVTDLVSVPYVEITLAMMRDFGVEVKREGNVFTVPPGGYRATTYAVEPDASTASYFFAAAALTGREVTVPGLGAGALQGDLRFVEVLERMGARVRIGTDQVTVAGPGGEGLSGLTVAMRDISDTMPTLAAIAPFATGPVRIEDVYNTRVKECDRLEACAQNLRRLGVPVETGRDWIEIRPARPVAAEIATFGDHRIVMSFAVTGVLTPGLTFDDPGCVRKTFPGFHQAFAEYLA
- a CDS encoding SMI1/KNR4 family protein; protein product: MTQSALEQLMGRARGPMGPEIELDFGVESGPLAELGRMITHMNGFFLFDAGVQVFRVGEEGLGHDMLSWNTDEVWKETYGGLADDLFCFGQDIFGVQFAIVGRDQVVRFNPETAGVTEIGSSLEDWAQWLLSDPDVNGANAFAYAFQKENGALKPDERLVPLQFFTLGGTYDFDNLSVKDAADAMQIRGPIAQKIHSMPDGATIHLGTD
- a CDS encoding ABC-F family ATP-binding cassette domain-containing protein; translated protein: MSATLVVKDLIAGHGDRTLFSGLDLVVAPGDVIGLVGVNGAGKSTLLRLLAGLDVPEGGSLKLSPGTANVGHLPQEPERREGESVRTFLARRTGVAGAQAALDEATEGLVEGRPGADDAYAEALDRWLDLGGADLDERAEEVADSLGLKVGLDLPMTALSGGQAARAGLASLLLSRYDVFLLDEPTNDLDLDGLERLESFVKGLRAGTVLISHDREFLARTITKVLELDLHQGQVKLYGGGYEAYLEERAIARRHAREEYEDYADTRSSLEARAQMQRNWMEHGVRNARRKGGDNDKKARATRAESTEKQASKARQTQRMIERLDVVEEPRKEWELRMEIAAAPRSGAVVATLRAAVARRGDFSFGPVDLQIDWADRVAITGANGAGKSTLLAALLGRLELDGGNAALGSGVVVGEVDQARGLFLGGEPLSEAFGAAVPELTAEEVRTLLAKFGLKAAHVLRPADTLSPGERTRAALALLQARGVNLLVLDEPTNHLDLPAIEQLESALASYTGTLLLVTHDRRMLETVTVNRRLVVADGRVTES
- a CDS encoding ABC-F family ATP-binding cassette domain-containing protein, with amino-acid sequence MAQPTISILCTDLAYEWPDGTPVLQDFHLAVGPGRTGLIGLNGAGKSTLLRLIAGDLTPTSGTVRIGGEIGYLPQDLTLDAGQRVDEALGIRAAREALHAIESGDTDERHFTAVGDDWDVEERARATLDRLGLTRLELDRTTAELSGGEAVLLHLAALLLRRPDVLLLDEPTNNLDLAARARLYEAVAGWHGVLLVVSHDRELLQHVDQIADLRDGAVTWYGGNFADYERTLAAEQETAERLLRNAESDVRRQQRDLAEARIRLDRSASYGKKRAVTRNDPKIIAGKFKRQAQETAGRIRGMHTERLNEAKDRLTAAEEAVRDDAEIRVDLPHTAVPAGRTVLALDRVRLAHGARADVELRGPERIALVGRNGSGKSTLLRTIAGELTPVEGEITTPVTVRYLPQRLDLLDDGLTVAGNVKRFAPAASDNAVRARLARFLFRGGRADQPAGTLSGGERFRATLAALLLADPPPQLLLLDEPTNNLDLASVRQLTQALAGYRGALIVASHDLPFLRGLGITRWLEMDGELLPVDPR
- a CDS encoding Pr6Pr family membrane protein, which encodes MTVWTRPALWWRTAIVASGGLGLILSNSSLVYFTIESNVLTLGYFIGAVYWMVKRGTVDAPAPRLRGAVTLYLTITGLVAHILLEKGANPLPGLVSGPDMLQHWSSFLLHYTTPIMVMIDWLVLKPRNASRWRDLPLWLAFPLGYAVVTETRAILFPDFPLKYPYFFLDPGTEGYGWVAGQIAQLTVEFVVLGVLVIGLDRLGTKLARRRPEAVEEPAAQEPVGS